One genomic segment of Ferrimonas sp. YFM includes these proteins:
- a CDS encoding sensor histidine kinase produces MQLILNLTQQMSLYLVIAYIFTKTPVFKPLVTLSHRLPHRLMLYGVFSCFCILGTYFGEQTNGAIANTRAMGAVLSGLLGGPITGFAVGLTGGLHRYSLGGFTDVACAISTTCEGLSAGLVHAYLIRKGKLEQLFHPALVALVALWAEVLQMIIILLVARPFTDAWQLVQVIAPPMLLVNSVGAAMFMSMLRDQRVMVEKMSSVFSAKALKIAERTVGILSQGFNATTTKQVARIVYEETQVGAVAITDREKLLAFIGIGSDHHLPNTPISSEITMEAIRSDRVMYADGLQLRYHCSVSKNCPLGSSLVIPLRGENEVIGTIKLYEAKNKLFLNINRTLGEGIAKLLSNQILHGRYQHQSNLLTQAELKLLQAQVNPHFLFNALNTVAAVTRIDSNRARELIQNLATFLRGNLKRGTGVVTLKDELAHIDAYLEVEKARFGDRLSINHEIEHNVLHLRLPTFTLQPLVENAVKHGIANLFEPGKIEIGAHREGEQLILTVEDNAGAYKENPDSSGLGMNLVDKRIKAQYGQQFGISVQCRPQHYTKVTVTLPAVEHSDDYHPAD; encoded by the coding sequence CTGCAGCTGATCCTCAACCTGACTCAGCAGATGTCCCTCTACCTGGTGATCGCCTACATCTTCACCAAGACACCTGTGTTCAAACCCCTGGTCACCCTGTCCCATCGCCTGCCCCACCGGCTGATGCTGTACGGAGTGTTCAGCTGTTTCTGCATCCTGGGCACCTATTTCGGTGAACAGACCAATGGTGCCATCGCCAACACCAGAGCCATGGGCGCCGTGCTCTCCGGCCTGCTGGGCGGCCCCATCACCGGCTTTGCCGTGGGCCTGACCGGCGGCCTGCACCGCTACAGTCTGGGCGGCTTTACCGACGTCGCCTGTGCCATATCCACCACCTGCGAAGGCCTCTCCGCGGGACTGGTGCACGCCTATCTGATCCGCAAGGGCAAGCTGGAGCAGCTGTTTCACCCTGCCCTGGTGGCTCTGGTCGCCCTCTGGGCCGAGGTGCTGCAGATGATCATCATCCTGCTTGTAGCCCGTCCCTTCACCGATGCCTGGCAGCTGGTGCAGGTGATCGCGCCGCCCATGTTGCTGGTCAACAGCGTCGGCGCCGCCATGTTCATGAGCATGCTGCGGGACCAGAGGGTAATGGTGGAGAAGATGTCCTCGGTGTTCTCCGCCAAGGCACTGAAGATCGCCGAACGCACCGTGGGGATCCTCAGTCAGGGGTTCAATGCCACCACCACCAAGCAGGTGGCCCGCATCGTCTATGAGGAGACCCAGGTGGGTGCGGTGGCGATCACCGACCGGGAGAAACTGCTGGCCTTCATCGGCATAGGCTCGGACCACCACCTGCCCAATACCCCCATCTCCTCGGAGATCACCATGGAGGCGATCCGCAGTGACCGGGTGATGTACGCCGATGGACTGCAGTTGAGGTATCACTGCTCCGTCTCCAAAAACTGTCCCCTGGGATCCAGCCTGGTGATCCCTCTGAGGGGCGAAAACGAGGTGATCGGCACCATCAAGCTGTACGAAGCCAAGAACAAGCTGTTCCTCAACATCAACCGCACCCTGGGAGAGGGGATCGCCAAGCTGCTCTCCAACCAGATCCTCCACGGCCGCTATCAGCATCAGAGCAACCTGCTGACCCAGGCGGAACTGAAGCTGCTGCAGGCCCAGGTGAACCCCCACTTCCTGTTCAACGCCCTCAATACGGTGGCGGCGGTGACCCGCATCGACTCCAACCGCGCCCGGGAACTGATTCAGAACCTGGCCACCTTCCTCCGCGGCAACCTGAAACGCGGCACCGGGGTGGTGACCCTCAAAGATGAGCTGGCACATATCGATGCCTATCTGGAGGTGGAAAAGGCCCGCTTCGGCGACCGGCTCTCCATCAATCATGAGATAGAACACAATGTGCTTCACCTGAGGCTGCCCACCTTTACCCTGCAGCCACTGGTGGAGAACGCGGTGAAACACGGTATCGCCAACCTGTTTGAACCGGGTAAAATCGAGATTGGTGCCCACCGGGAGGGGGAGCAGCTGATCCTCACCGTGGAGGACAATGCCGGCGCCTACAAGGAGAATCCCGACAGCAGCGGACTGGGGATGAACCTGGTGGATAAACGAATAAAAGCACAATATGGACAACAGTTTGGCATCAGCGTCCAGTGTCGCCCCCAGCACTATACTAAGGTGACCGTGACCCTGCCTGCCGTGGAACACAGTGATGATTACCACCCTGCTGATTGA
- the btsR gene encoding two-component system response regulator BtsR: MITTLLIDDEPLAREELASLLAHYPDVQVLEQCANAVEGIAAIHKHKPDLVFLDISMPKISGMEMLAMLDPDNTPKVVFVTAYDEYAVKAFENNAFDYLLKPIETERLEKCLERVRRAQEPQDLSAMMPEQLTLVPCYTGSILKVLKVEEVEFAFSDLGGVHVASTDEVIHTQLTLKVLESRTPLLRCHRQYLIHPTAIAEIEIQEGGNGEIHTRGGRTIPVSRRYLKALKQTLGFQ; this comes from the coding sequence ATGATTACCACCCTGCTGATTGACGATGAACCCCTGGCCCGGGAAGAGCTGGCCAGCCTGCTGGCCCACTACCCGGATGTGCAGGTCCTGGAGCAGTGCGCCAACGCGGTGGAGGGGATCGCCGCCATCCACAAACACAAGCCGGACCTGGTGTTTCTGGACATCTCCATGCCCAAGATCAGCGGCATGGAGATGCTGGCGATGCTGGATCCGGACAACACCCCCAAGGTGGTGTTCGTCACCGCCTACGACGAATACGCGGTTAAGGCGTTTGAGAACAACGCTTTCGACTACCTGCTCAAACCCATAGAGACCGAGCGGCTGGAGAAATGCCTGGAGCGAGTGCGCCGGGCCCAGGAGCCCCAGGATCTCAGCGCCATGATGCCGGAGCAGCTCACCCTGGTGCCCTGTTACACAGGTTCGATCCTCAAGGTGCTGAAGGTGGAAGAGGTGGAGTTCGCCTTCTCCGACCTGGGAGGCGTTCACGTGGCCAGCACCGATGAGGTGATCCACACCCAGCTGACCCTCAAGGTTCTGGAGAGCCGCACCCCCCTGCTTCGCTGTCACAGGCAGTACCTGATCCACCCCACTGCCATCGCCGAGATCGAAATTCAGGAGGGGGGCAATGGTGAGATCCACACCCGGGGAGGACGCACCATTCCGGTCAGCAGACGCTACCTCAAAGCACTCAAACAGACGCTTGGCTTTCAATAG